ATTAGCTCCACGTGATCCATAAATCGCCGTAGCAGAAGCATCCTTTAAGATGTCGATACTTTCAATATCATTGGGGTTAATCATAGCTAAAGGGCTGACAGCATTGCTTCCTGCAGAAGTAAAATCATTCCCCGCAACCGATCTTCCACTCGTAGACTGATTGGTAGCATCTCCCGAAATCGGAATACCATCGATGATATAAAGGGGCTCGTTGGTACCTGATATTGAAGTCGTTCCCCTAATTTTCATGGAAACAGAACTACCTGGCTGTCCTGAATTATTGGTTATAGAAACCCCGGCAGCTTTACCCTACATCATCTGATCAATACTAACCTGCGGAATATTCTGAAGTTCTTCTGCTTTAATAGAAGAGATAGAACCGTTGATATCGCTTTTCTTTTGTTTTCCGTATCCAATAACTACTACTTCATCAAGGCTTTCGGTATTTTCGGCTAAAACAATACTAATTTGTTTCTTTCCGTTTACTGCTATTTCCTGAGTTTTAAAGCCAATAAAAGAAAAAACCAGCACCGCATTGGAAGCTGCTTTGATTTCGTATTTCCCATCAATATCAGTTGTTGTTCCTTCTTGTGTATTCTTTACAGTAACAGAAACACCCGGAATAGTCATTCCTTTAGCATCCGAAACTACCCCACTGATATTTTGTGCCTTCAGTGAAGAAACGGAAGCAAAAAGCAGCAGGAGGAGGAACAGCCCGGCTTTTTTATTCCATTGGTTAACGTTGAATAATAAATTCCCCATAGTAAATAGTAGTTATAAGTTATATTTAGTAATTATGAAATAAACAAACCGTTAATTTTCGAAATCGATAATTATATAGTTTAATTATTAACAAAAACAAATTTAGTCGACATGTTAACCAAACGTTAATATTATTTTATCATTTATTGATAATATTTTCTCTAACGTTTGCGTAAATAGTACAACCTCACTTTGCAACTAATAAAAACGGGGAATAAAGTATTGTTTTTCAATACAATACCAGAAATAAAACCACTATACTTAAATGACAAAAAATACACCCACTCTTACAAAAATCGCTTCAAACCATAGAATTCTTCGCGGTATTGGCTGGGTGTTGCACTTTTCACGCTTTTAAAAATGCGGTTAAAATTTGCAATATTATTAAATCCTGATTTGAAGGCAATCTCCGAAATACTCAGGTCTTTTTCGACCAGCCAGCGCGAAGCATAGCCCACCCGGATATCATTCAGGTAGTTGACAAAAGTAGTCCCGGTCCGTTTTTTAATAAAGCGGTTAAAGGACACAGCACTCATATTGGCAATAGCCGAAACCTCATCGAGTGTGATCTTATTTGAAAAGTTTTTCTGGACATATTCATACACCAATTTCATTTTATCATCATCTTCAAAAGTATCGTAGTCGACTGTATAGGTAGATAACAAGCGTTGGTTCCTGGAATTTGCCATATCATGCAGGATGGAAATGAACTCTACAAAATAATCCATTCCGTCTAACCGCGATATCTGAACAAAGCGTTCGGATAGCTCTTTGGCAGTCTTTTTAGAGAATAAAATGCCATGAATAGAGCGGTTGAACATATCTTTAATAGGCATCATGATCCTTCGTGACAATAAAGTGTCATCAAAAAGATCATTGTGGAATTGAATTGTAATCTCATGGATTTTCTTCTGCCTGCATTGATGCAATTCCCAACCATGGTATAAATTCGGGCCAACCAATACCAGTTCGATATCATCAATCTCCTCCATATGATCCCCAACAATGCGCTTCACGCCTTTCCCATTGGAGATAAAATTGATTTCGTACTCCGGATGAAAGTGAATCGGAAAATCAAAATTATCCTTAACCCGATCAAAGACCAAAAAGCTGTCTCCGGAAGAAAGTGGTGTAATTTCACGATGGAATTTATTGAGGGGATTCATATCTGTTATTTTTGCTGCAATTATATGATATAAATTTGATAAAATAATATTATCCCAAATTTATTTGACTCCCTATCTTTGAGGTTTAGGAAAAATAATGTTCGTAAATATTTTATTCCTTAAATATATTTGTCCATTCCTTACGAAATTGACAAAAAATAACACTATTTACTGAACTGCCTTTTCAAGTATTCAGAGGATAGCTGACCACAATACCATAAACATGAAAAAAAACGCTTTACTACTGATTGCCTGCACATTCCTCTGCTTTTCGGGTGGGATGCTGGCACAGCAAAAAAATAAACTACCGGTCGTATCCGATAGCAGTGCCACACCCGAAACCCAAAACCTCTACCGCAATCTTTTTGCCTTAAAAGAAAAAGGATTTTTGTTTGGCCACCAGGATGACCTGGCGTATGGTGTAAAATGGCGGGGTGAATCAGGCCGAAGTGATGTCAAAGAAGTTACAGGCGATTATCCGGGAGTATATGGCTGGGATATTGGCGGCCTGGAACAGCAAAGCGATAAAAATATTGACGGGGTGCCATTTTCCAAAATGAAAACGCTTATCAAAGCTGTTTACGATCGTGGCGGAGTCAATACCATCAGCTGGCACCAGGACAATCCGCTTACTGGAAAAAATGCCTGGGATACCACTCCAGGGTCATTAGCTTCAGTAGTACCCGGTGGCGCAAAACACGAGTTATTCAACAGCTGGCTGGATATTTCGGCCCAATTTTTCCTGTCCCTAAAAGGCAGCGATGGAAAAGCCATCCCAATACTATACCGCCCTTATCATGAACTTACGGGAACCTGGTTCTGGTGGTGCAAAAATAATGGTACAGCCGAAGAATTTAAAACACTATGGAAATATACTGTCAATTACCTGAAATCAAAAGGAGTACACAACCTGATTTATGTGTACAACACCTCCGATTTCACCTCCAAAGCTGACTTTTTGGAATACTATCCCGGCCCTGAATATGCCGATATATTGAGTTTTGATACCTACCAATATAAAGATCCTGCTGAAAACCAGGATTTTGAAAGCAATGTCAACCGGCAGTTTGCTATCATTGATACCATTGCCCAGGAACAGCACAAACTGATTGCGTTTGCCGAGACCGGATATGAAGCAATCCCTTATCCAAAATGGTGGACCCAAACACTATTAAAAGCCATTGGCACCTATAAAGTATCCTTCGTATTGGCCTGGAGAAACCATGGCTGGAATGAAAGTTCCACACCGCCGCGCATGCACTATTATGTACCTTACAAAGGAGGTCCTAATGAACAGGATTTTATTGATTTCTATCATTTGAAAAACACCTTGTTCCAATCGGATGCAACCAAAGAAAAACTGTATCGCAAAAAGTAACAGCCACCATTTCAACTTAAAACAATCCATTAGAATGCACGATAAAGTTTCTTTAAAAGAAAAAGTAGGCTACGGCCTTGGGGATGCTGCTTCCTCCATGTTTTGGAAAATATTCAGCATGTACCTCCTGTTTTTTTATACCGATGTATTCGGGCTGGCACCCGCTGTGGTAGGGACGATGTTCCTGGTCACACGCATTTGGGATTCCTGCTTTGATCCTATAGTAGGGATTATTGCCGACCGTACCAAAAGCCGTTGGGGAAAATTCAGGCCCTATCTTTTATGGGTAGCCATTCCTTTTGGTGTTATCGGTGTGCTTACATTTTACACTCCCGATTTTGACGAAAAAGGCAAAATAATTTATGCTTACATCACCTATTCCCTGATGATGATGGTGTATTCGATGATTAATGTACCCTATGCTTCACTGCTGGGCGTTATTTCTCCGGATCGTAAAGAACGTACGACACTCTCCTCCTACCGAATGGTATTTGCCTTTGCCGGAAGCCTTTTAGCCTTATGGCTTTTGGAGCCGTTAGTACTCTATTTTGGTGGAAACCTGAACTCCAAAACCGGATGGCTCATGACCAGTATCATCTTCGGCTGTATTACTACACTCTTTTTCTGGGGTTGTTTTTTCCTGACGAAAGAAAGAGTACAACCCATTTCCGAAGAAAAAAATAACCTGAAGGCAGACATTAGCGATTTATTTAAAAACAGGCCCTGGTGGATTCTTCTCGGTGCCGGAATTGGTGCACTGATATTCAATTCCATCCGCGATGGTGCTGCCGTATATTATTTCAAGTATTATGTCAGCAATGCTACCGGGATCAGCCTGGAACTCTTTGGACAAAGTTTTAACATGACGCCTACTTCCTTATACCTGGTCCTCGGACAGGCTGCCAATATTATCGGGGTTATTGCCGCAACACCAATTGCCAACAGGATTGGCAAGAAAAAGACCTTTTTAGGGGCTACGGCACTTGCCGCACTGCTAAGCTGTATCTTTTTTTGGTTCGGGAAAGAAGATGTTGCCCTTATCATGATTTTCCAGGTGCTCATCAGCATCTGTGCAGGATGCATCTTCCCGTTAATCTGGTCGATGTATGCCGATAGTGCCGATTATTCCGAATGGAAACGGGGCAGGCGCGCTACGGGGCTTGTATTTTCCGCCTCTTCCATGTCACAAAAATTCGGATGGACTATCGGAGGTGCAGCAACCGGATGGCTATTGGGCTATTACGGATTCCAGGCCAATGTCGTACAAACCGCCACTACCCAAACCGGCATCCAGCTCATGCTTAGCCTACTCCCGGCCGCAGCCGCCATTATCTCGGTACTTTTCATCTTTTTTTATCCGTTGACAGAAGAAAAGCTGCAAATCATCGAAAATGACCTGAACACCAAAAGAAAACTTTCATAATTGACTAAATACAGAATCCAGAATTATAGTATATGACTACAATAACCAACACCATTTTCGAAGATCGAAAAAGTGAGCTGATACAAGAACACCAGCTGCTAACCCATAAAAAAAATGATCCGGTATCCACTGCCGGAAACGGGATCTATGAACGCTATCAAAATCCTGTTGTTACGGCAGCACATGCCCCATTAGCCTGGCGTTTTGACTTTAATGCCAAGACAAATCCATTCCTGCTGGAGCGTGTAGCCATCAATGCAGCTTTCAATGCCGGCGCCCTAAAATGGCAGGATCGTTATATCCTTTGCGTACGCGTGGAAGGTGTAGACCGGAAATCTTTTTTTGCTATCGCAGAAAGCCCTAATGGCGTAGACAACTTTAACTTCTGGGAAAAACCATGTGTTATCCCACAGATTCCGGGAGAACCGGATACCAATGTCTATGATATGCGTTTGGTACAACATGAAGACGGCTGGATTTATGGGATATTCTGTACAGAACGTAAAGATCCGGGTGCGCCCAAAGGAGATACCAGTGCAGCCATTGCCAATGCAGGGATTGTACGTACCAAAGATTTAGTGCAGTGGGAAAGGCTTCCAGACCTGATTTCAAAGACAGGGCAACAGCGTAATGTGGTACTGCATCCAGAATTCATCAATGGAAAATACGCTTTATATACCCGTCCGCAGGATGGCTTCATTGACGTTGGAAACGGTGGTGGAATTGGCCTCGGTTATGTAGAATCGATGGAAAATCCTGTAGTCCTGAATGAAACGATTATATTTGGAAAAATCTACCATACCATTTACGAATTGAAAAACGGACTGGGCCCGGCACCTATCAAAACCGACAAAGGCTGGTTGCACATGGCACATGGCGTGCGGAATACTGCCGCAGGACTGCGTTATACCTGCTATATGTTTATGACAGACCTTAACGATATTGCTAAAGTAACCCACGTTCCAGCCGGTCATTTTCTGGCACCGGAAAATGAAGAACGCGTAGGCGATGTTTCCAATGTGCTTTTTTGCAACGGATGGATTGCCGATACTGATGGAAAGGTCTATATCTATTATGCTTCTTCCGATACGCGCATGCATGTAGCCGTATCCTCAGTAGACAAACTGGTTGATTATGTATTGAATTCTCCACAGGACACCTTTACCTCTGCAGGATCTGTACAAACGATCATTCAATTGGTAGATACCAATAAATCATTTTTATAAGCCCCGCTTTATACTACTAACCTGCAGCCACAAGCTGCAGGTTTAATATCTTTTACACCAATGCCGCAACATCACACTATTACCTCCGAAATATCCCAGGAACTACACAACATCCTCCAGTATTGGAGTACACATACCGTAGATACCCAACATGGTGGATTTATCGGTCAGATTGATACGGACAACCAAATTCAGGAACTGGCCGAAAAAGGATCAGTGTTGAATGCGCGTATATTGTGGTCTTTTGCAGCAGCCTATCCGGTTACCAAAGACAAGCAGCATTTAGAATTGGCCGAAAGGGCTTTCCACTACCTCAGGGATTATTTTTATGATCCGGAAAATGGTGGTATCTACTGGAGTGTACACTATGACGGTACTCCTAAAGACACCAAAAATCAAATCTATGCTATTGCCTTTACCATCTATGGGCTGAGTGAGTTCTATGCCGTCTCCCAAAATGAAGAAGCCCTGCAATTGGCCATCCGATTGTACCAAAAAATAGAACAATACAGTTTTGATCCGGTAAATAAAGGTTATTTTGAAGCTTTTACACAAGATTGGAACCCGATCCAGGACCAAAGGCTGAGTGATAAAGATGCCAACGAAAAGAAAACAATGAATACCCATCTTCACATTGTGGAGGCTTATGCAAATTTATACCGGGTATGGAAAGATGAAACGTTGCGCACCGTGATAATCCAGCTATTGGAAACCATTGCGGCCCATTTTATCAATCCTGAAACCTGGCACTTGAAATTATTCTTTGATGATTTATGGAACGAAAAACCCGATGTGATTTCCTATGGCCACGATATTGAAGCAGCCTGGCTGTTACAATGGTGTGCCGAAATCTCGGAATCCGAACCTTTGATAGCCCGATACCGGGAGTATGCTGTACAAATGGCTGAAGTTACCAAAGAAGGAATCGATACTGATGGTGGATTATGGTATGAATTTGACCCTGAAAAAAAAGAAATGATTGCCGAAAAACACTGGTGGCCCCAGGCGGAGCTCTGGATTGGGATGATCAATGCCTGGCAGCTTACCGGTAACGCAGCATACTACAAAATCTTTGAAAAAAACTGGCGCTTTGTACAGCGATACCTGCTGGATACTCAAAACGGCGAATGGATTTGGGGTATCCATGCTGATACAACATCAATAGCCAAAGACAAAGCTGGATTCTGGAAATGTCCATATCATAATTCCAGAGCCTGTATCGAAGTCCTAAAACGTCTTAATGAAGAACCTCATAACTAATAGCATAGCACAATTTTACCGATACACATCGCTTCCAAAAAATATTCTTATGAACAAAATAATCGCCCTGACCGTATTGCTGCTTTCTCTTTTGGTAACACCCTCCCATGCACAAAAATTCATCACTGTCCGGGATGGTAATTTTATCAAAAATAAAAAGCCCTATCACTATATTGGTGCCAACTATTGGTATGGTGGACTGGCGGCAGCCAAAAATGGAGACCGGAAAAGAGTGCTTAAGGAACTGGACGAACTGAAATCCAGGGGGATTACCAACCTCCGTATATTGGTAGGAGCCGAAAGCGGAGAACAGGACTTTACTGTAAGTCCGGCACTGCAGCCACAACAAGGAACATACGATGAGACTTTGCTGGACGGACTGGATTACTTGTTAGCTGAAATGGGCAAACGTGATATGGACGCCGTACTTTACCTCAACAACAACTGGGAATGGTCTGGAGGAATGGCACAATACCTGGAGTGGAATGGGTATGGAAAACTTCCCAACCCTAATGTAGCCCCAAACACCTGGCCGCAGTTTATGGCCTATACCAAACAGTTTTACAGTTGTGCACCATGCAAACTGGCTTTTGAAAATCATATTCGCTTTATACTGGGGAGAACTAATGCCTATACGCATAAAAAATACACGGACGATCCCGCGATTATGGCCTGGCAGCTGGCAAACGAACCCCGCATTTTTACTCCGGAAAATGAAGCTGCATTTACAGCATGGCTTACTACTACCGTCAACCTAATCGACAGCTTAGACCCCAATCACCTGATTTCTACAGGATCGGAAGGTAAAGCCGGATCGAATGATGATCTGCAAACCTTCCAAAGAACCCATGACAATCCAAAAATAGATTACCTGACCATGCACATCTGGCCCAAAAACTGGGGCTGGTACCAAGTCAATGATGAAGCTGGCTCTACCCCTGTCGCTATTGCCAAAACAATCGAATATATCGACAGCCATATTACTGTAGCAAAAGCACTGAATAAACCCATCGTATTAGAAGAGTTTGGCTATCCGAGAGCACAGGAAAGCCTGTCCAAAACAGCGGAGCTTACCTACCGCAACCAGTTTTATAAAGCCATCTTTCAAAGACTTGTGACGAGCATTGAAGCACACGAACCATTTACAGCCCTCAACTTCTGGGGTTATGGTGGTTATGGAAAAAATGATCCCAAAAATGGGAAATGGAAAAAGGGAGATGACTTTACTGCCGATCCTCCACAGGAACCGCAGGGATTTAATTCTGTTTTTTCCACTGATACGACTACATTAGAGCTCATTAAGGAATACAATGCCAAAATCAGGAAATAATACCGAAAAGAAAACCCGCCTATGAATTAGGTCTTTCATCAGGAGTATTTCAATGCGGGAGGCTTCCGTCTGCTATTGTTTGGTATATTTGCGCCAATAAGTTCTTTTACTTTATTTCTTTCAAATGGAAAAGGTCCCCGGCAACCGGGGTGAATAGGGAATCGTGTGCAAATCACGAACTGTCGCGCAACTGTAAGTAATACTATAAGTTTTACCCTTGAAGTCCACTGTCATCACACTGATGGGAAGGACGGTAAAATATTACAAGTCAGGAGACCTGCCTTTACCAACTTGACAATGCTTTCGCGGTTTGAAGCCTTGGTTACTGTTCTATGGGATAGCTCTATCCTGTACCTACTGTTTTCCTGCTTCTTAAGGCATTGTGAAATCTGGCCAAAGAGCTTTTAACTAATTTATTTAATTTTTTAAAAGCAGAAAAACATGCAGACATTTAGCCACAGCACCCTGGAAATGGGCAGCTACATCCGGCTTCAGAAAACCTGGAGCAATGCCCTGATCCGTCATCCTTTACCTGTTCCTGACCTGGCTTTACTTCGCCATTTACAGGGCAAAACAGATGCTCTTGTTAAAGAAATCAGAATACCGCGACCAGTTCTTTTATAGTTCATTATTTTAATTTAATTTTATAGCACGTAAAAAATCACCTCGCTTTATAACTTTAAAATAAAAGTCAATTAGAAAAAGACTACTATTCCCAACAATAAATGATCACTAAACAAAATGCAGTAATCTCTGCCCTAGGAGGTTACACCCCAGACACCATTCTGGACAATAAAATGCTTGAAAAAATGGTAGATACTTCCGACGAGTGGATTACCTCCCGAACCGGAATCAAAGAGCGTAGGATTTTATCCGATAGCACACTTGCTACTTCTGATATGGCTGCTTTTGCTATCAAAAACTTACTGGATAATTCCGGTGTAGCCCCAGAAGAAATAGAATGCCTGATATTAGCCACATCCACACCCGATCATATCCTGACCCCGACTGCAAGTCTTGTCTGTGAAAAAGCAGGACTTAAAAATGCCTGGGGTTTTGATTTTAATGCCGCTTGTAGCGGTTTCTTATTTGCATTATCTACCGGAGCTGCTTTTATTGAAAGCCGCCGACATAAAAAAGTGTTAGTCGTAGGTGCAGACCAGATGAGTGCCATTGTAAACTATGAAGACCGTAATACCTGCGTGCTTTTTGGTGATGGTGCCGGTGCAGTTTTATTAGAGCCTGCAAACGAAGGCGAAGGAGTGATCGACAGTATTTTTAAAACAGATGGTAGTGGTACCCAATTCCTATCGGTTCCTGCAGGCGGATCATTATATCCGGCTTCTGAGGAAACTATAGCAGGGAAAAAACATTTTGTGCATCAGGATGGGAAAACAGTATTTAAGAATGCGATCAACGGAATGAGCAGTACCTCGAGTGCCATCATGGAACGAAATAACCTCGATGCCGATGCTGTAGACTGGATCATTCCGCACCAGGCTAACCTGCGTATCATACAAGCCGTAAGCGACAGGTTAAAATTCCCTATCGAAAAGGTAAAGATAAACATCCAGAAATACGGAAATACTACAGCAGCAACGATTCCGTTATGCCTGTGGGATTTTAAAGACGATTTCAAACCGGGAGAGAACATTGTACTCACCGCATTTGGAGCCGGATTCACCTGGGGGAGTACCTACCTGAAATGGGGAACTTTGCGAAAAGCCAACTAAAATAATACCCTTTTTGCAAACTGTTATTGCTTATAGGCCATTCACCCTTATAGCAAATTACAATTATTAAGAAATTCAAAATGACATTAGAAGAAAAAATAAATGCTGCCGAAACCCATATTTTTAAAGCAGTATTCCCCAATACCACAAACCACTATGATACTTTATTCGGAGGTACAGCCATGCAGCTGATGGATGAAGTGGCTTTTATTACAGCTACCCGTTTCAGTCGCCAGCGTGTTGTAACCGTAAGCAGTGACCGTATTGATTTTAAAAAACCAATCCCTGCCGGGACTTTTGCCGAACTTATCGGGAAAGTAACCCATATCGGAAATACCAGTATGCAGGTTCACGTAGAAATTTTTGTAGAAAAAATGTATTCTACCGAGCGCGAAAAAGCAATTACCGGCAACTTTACTTTTGTTGCGGTAAATGAAAATAAAGAGCCTGTCTCGATTATCAAATAAGGTATTGCTTCAGCTCTTACAATGTAAAAGAGGCTATCTCACAAATCGTGAAATAGCCTCTTTTTTTGTTGATTAATATATGATATGTCATGGTTACAATCATACACTATAACAGAAGCTCCAGAACATCCCTAAAAAAACAGGAACTTCCTACAGCAATTAAATACACGCCTATAGAAATTGAATCCACACCTACCGAAGCTTAATACACGCCTATAGAAATTGAATCCACACCTACCGAAGCTCAATACACGCCTATAGAAATTAAATACACACCTACCGAAACTCAATACACGCCTATAGAAATTGAATCCACACCTACCGAAGCTCAATACACGCCTATAGAAATTAAATACACACCTACCGAAACTCAATACACGCCTATAGAAATTAAATACACACCTACCGAAACTCAATACACGCCTATAGAAATTAAACACACACCTACCGAAGCTCAATACACGCCTACAGCAATTGAATCTACACCTATAGAAGCTCAATACACGCCTACAGCAAGTAGAGACACACCAACCGAAGAACGTTATAAATCGGTAGTATTGGGAGTAGTCGTTAGATTGTGTAAACGTAGAAATTGATTTTAATTTGATTTGAGATTTTAAGGCTTAGCCAAAAAACAACAGATCATTAAGTATAGAATTTAAAAGAACTACATTTAAATAATTTAAAAAGAGCGGATTATGATCGAAGATGGTAAATTACCCAAAGATTTTGCAAAGCAATTTAAAAACAAAGAAGACTTCCATACTTTTTTTCAAGACCTGTATAAACAAGGCATTGAACAGCTACTCCAGGGAGAATTGGATGCTCATCTGGGATATGAGAAGCATAATATTGACGGATACAATACAGGCAATAGCCGTAATGGTTCTTTCTCAAAGAATATAAAATCAGAGACTTTGGGCAATATGGTCCTGGCTATTCCCCGGGATAGAAATGGTGAATTCGAGCCTCAGGTCATCGGAAAAGGCCAATCGATGAGTGAAAAGATTGAAGATGCTATTTTAGGAATGTACAGTCGTGGAATGACCCGTAGTGATATTGTAGAACAAGTTAAAGAAGTTTATGGGATATCAGTAAGTGAGTCCACGATTTCGACCATCTCTGATAGAATACTGGCTGATGTTGATTTATGGACTAAAAGGGCTTTAGAACCACAGTATCTGATTGTTTGGATGGATGCTGTGCATATGAAAGTAAGAACAGATGGGAAATATGAAAACCATGCAATTTACATTGTAATCGGACTAAAAACAGATGGTAAGAAAGAAGTATTAGGAATGTGGCTAAATAAAGAAGAGTCGGCTTCATTTTGGATGACTGTACTCTCTGACATAAAATCTCGTGGAGTAAAGGATATTCTCATTGCCTGTACAGATAACCTTACCGGATTTACAAAAGCTATCAGAGGTGTTTTTCCAAATACAGAATCCCAGCTTTGCATTGTTCATCAAATAAGGAATAGCCTTAAGTTTGTAGTAGTTAAGGATAGAAAAGCATTTTGCAGTGCAATGAAAGAAGTATATACTGCAATAAATCAGGAAGAAGCCGTTTTAGCTCTGGCTGAATTTAAAAAAAACTGGGAAGCAAAATATAAATATGCCGTTTGCTCCTGGGAAAAGAATTGGGAAAATCTCATGCCTTTTTTGGCCTATCCTGCTGAAATCAGGAAAATAATGTACACCACAAATACAATAGAAAACTTAAACAGGGGAATTAGAAAATATACCAAAACAAAAGTGCAGTTCCCAGATGAAAAAAGCGTCAAGAAATCAGTCTATTTAGCAATACAAAATTGTGAAAAAAGCTGGATAAATGCAATACCAAGCTGGGGATTAATCATGAATCAGTTCTTGGTCATATTTGGAGAAAGGTGTAATATTAAACACTAAGAACTGTTTACACAAAATTTCGACCAGTCTCGTAGTATTCTTACGAATCATTATGGCAGCAAAGTAGTAGCATTCCTTTTATAGATTATTGCTTATCCTCATCAGATCGTGACCTGCTGTAATCGTACCGCCCTTTGTTCTAGTAAACTCCTGGTTCCTATCATTAGGAGCGAAAGAATCCCAAATCCCATTCCCGCCCAGGGTATCAGGCCTGTACTGTATTCCGCGATAATCCATCCGCCTACAGCAGTCCCAACAGCGACACCCAAATTTCCAAACGAAGTGGCCAGGCTATTGGCAAACTCAAGCGCATCAGGCGCGGCAGAGATCATATAGGCCGAAGCATTCAGGAAGCAGGGTGCATACATAAATCCCCAAAAGGCCACTATAATAATTATACCTGTCGTTCCACCTCCGGAATATTGTAAA
The Flavobacterium kingsejongi genome window above contains:
- a CDS encoding beta-ketoacyl-ACP synthase III, whose product is MITKQNAVISALGGYTPDTILDNKMLEKMVDTSDEWITSRTGIKERRILSDSTLATSDMAAFAIKNLLDNSGVAPEEIECLILATSTPDHILTPTASLVCEKAGLKNAWGFDFNAACSGFLFALSTGAAFIESRRHKKVLVVGADQMSAIVNYEDRNTCVLFGDGAGAVLLEPANEGEGVIDSIFKTDGSGTQFLSVPAGGSLYPASEETIAGKKHFVHQDGKTVFKNAINGMSSTSSAIMERNNLDADAVDWIIPHQANLRIIQAVSDRLKFPIEKVKINIQKYGNTTAATIPLCLWDFKDDFKPGENIVLTAFGAGFTWGSTYLKWGTLRKAN
- a CDS encoding IS256 family transposase, translated to MIEDGKLPKDFAKQFKNKEDFHTFFQDLYKQGIEQLLQGELDAHLGYEKHNIDGYNTGNSRNGSFSKNIKSETLGNMVLAIPRDRNGEFEPQVIGKGQSMSEKIEDAILGMYSRGMTRSDIVEQVKEVYGISVSESTISTISDRILADVDLWTKRALEPQYLIVWMDAVHMKVRTDGKYENHAIYIVIGLKTDGKKEVLGMWLNKEESASFWMTVLSDIKSRGVKDILIACTDNLTGFTKAIRGVFPNTESQLCIVHQIRNSLKFVVVKDRKAFCSAMKEVYTAINQEEAVLALAEFKKNWEAKYKYAVCSWEKNWENLMPFLAYPAEIRKIMYTTNTIENLNRGIRKYTKTKVQFPDEKSVKKSVYLAIQNCEKSWINAIPSWGLIMNQFLVIFGERCNIKH
- a CDS encoding acyl-CoA thioesterase, whose amino-acid sequence is MTLEEKINAAETHIFKAVFPNTTNHYDTLFGGTAMQLMDEVAFITATRFSRQRVVTVSSDRIDFKKPIPAGTFAELIGKVTHIGNTSMQVHVEIFVEKMYSTEREKAITGNFTFVAVNENKEPVSIIK